A genomic segment from Arcobacter acticola encodes:
- the purN gene encoding phosphoribosylglycinamide formyltransferase has product MTEENKILFTGKKIGILASYNGSGFETIQKAIDEKKLNAKIVVVISNNTNAGVLSKAESYNIPNFIINDKRYPGQNIDDKCARLLKDFDCDYVFLSGFMKKIESSLLNAFPNKIINTHPALLPSIYGGQGMYGRFVHEAIIKNGEKKSGVTIHYVNEVYDKGEIILTKELELENNETVDSLENKIKELEKEAIVEAFEKLLA; this is encoded by the coding sequence ATGACAGAAGAAAATAAAATCCTGTTCACAGGTAAAAAAATCGGAATATTAGCTTCATATAATGGTAGTGGATTTGAAACTATACAAAAAGCTATTGATGAAAAAAAACTTAATGCTAAAATTGTTGTGGTAATTTCAAACAATACAAATGCAGGAGTTTTATCAAAAGCAGAATCTTATAATATTCCAAATTTTATTATAAATGATAAAAGATATCCTGGTCAAAATATAGATGATAAATGTGCAAGATTATTAAAAGATTTTGATTGTGATTATGTATTTTTATCAGGTTTTATGAAAAAAATCGAATCAAGTCTTTTAAATGCCTTTCCTAATAAAATTATAAATACCCATCCAGCCCTTCTACCATCGATTTATGGTGGTCAAGGAATGTATGGAAGATTTGTTCACGAAGCTATTATAAAAAATGGTGAAAAAAAATCAGGGGTTACCATTCATTATGTGAATGAAGTTTATGATAAGGGTGAAATTATTCTTACAAAAGAATTAGAACTTGAAAATAATGAAACAGTTGATAGTTTAGAAAATAAAATAAAAGAGCTTGAAAAAGAAGCTATTGTAGAGGCTTTTGAAA